A part of Nitrospira sp. genomic DNA contains:
- a CDS encoding 1-deoxy-D-xylulose-5-phosphate reductoisomerase, which yields MKNIVILGSTGSIGTNTLDIVDRFPQEFRVIGLTAGSNDDKLEAQIRRFRPACVALANEAAAEKLRRRCTDLPVKILAGQEGVAQVAQSADAELVISAIVGGAGLLPTLAAIRAGKQIALANKEPMVMAGALMQTEAKKHHVRIFPIDSEHSAIFQSLEGHRREDVKRIILTASGGPLWNFSREQLQDVSPERALQHPNWKMGSKITIDSATLMNKGLEVIEARWLFDIPETQIEVLVHRESIIHSLVEYRDRSVIAQLGLPDMRTPISYAMRYPERMPLELPSLDLTEIATLTFFKPDHDRFPCLQLGYEALRIGGTMPATMNAANEVAVEAFLQSGIRFLDIPEIIRSTMEAHTPRPIAGLDDALEADRWAREKAESLVHALTR from the coding sequence ATGAAGAATATCGTCATTCTGGGTTCGACCGGATCAATCGGCACGAACACCCTCGATATTGTGGATCGGTTTCCGCAGGAGTTTCGCGTCATCGGCTTGACCGCCGGCTCGAACGACGACAAACTCGAAGCCCAAATCCGCCGCTTTCGCCCGGCATGTGTGGCGCTCGCCAATGAGGCGGCCGCAGAAAAGTTGCGCCGGCGCTGCACCGATCTCCCCGTGAAAATTCTCGCCGGTCAAGAGGGAGTGGCCCAGGTGGCACAATCGGCCGACGCGGAGCTGGTCATTTCCGCCATCGTCGGCGGCGCTGGTCTGCTCCCGACGTTGGCGGCGATCAGGGCCGGCAAACAGATTGCGCTCGCCAATAAAGAACCGATGGTCATGGCCGGGGCTCTGATGCAGACGGAGGCCAAGAAACATCACGTACGGATTTTCCCCATCGACAGTGAACACAGCGCGATCTTTCAATCACTCGAAGGGCACCGCCGTGAAGACGTGAAGCGCATAATTCTAACCGCCTCGGGCGGACCACTCTGGAATTTCTCCCGCGAGCAATTGCAGGACGTCAGCCCTGAACGCGCCTTGCAGCATCCCAACTGGAAAATGGGGTCCAAGATCACCATTGACTCGGCCACCCTCATGAATAAGGGATTGGAAGTCATCGAAGCCCGTTGGCTGTTCGATATCCCTGAAACCCAGATCGAAGTGCTCGTCCACCGCGAGAGCATCATCCATTCTCTGGTAGAATACAGGGATCGGTCGGTCATCGCCCAACTCGGGCTTCCGGATATGCGGACGCCGATTTCCTACGCGATGCGGTATCCTGAACGAATGCCGTTGGAGCTCCCCTCGTTGGATTTGACCGAGATCGCCACCTTGACGTTCTTCAAGCCGGACCACGATCGCTTTCCCTGTTTGCAACTCGGGTATGAGGCCTTACGCATCGGCGGCACCATGCCTGCGACGATGAATGCGGCCAATGAGGTGGCCGTGGAGGCGTTCCTGCAGAGCGGAATTCGTTTTCTGGATATTCCGGAGATCATTCGGAGTACAATGGAAGCTCATACGCCACGGCCGATCGCCGGGTTGGATGACGCACTGGAAGCCGATCGGTGGGCCCGCGAAAAAGCCGAATCCCTGGTGCATGCCTTGACGCGGTAA
- a CDS encoding TldD/PmbA family protein, producing MTREIAAPDYTNVAQDLLSRAAKHGATAADVLVADGETLSVQVRMGAVDRLTKAREKRLGLRVFFGQRSASASTSDFSLDSLERFVGETCALAKAVVEDPVSGLPEPGTYAIDSPDLNIYDSTKLHTDQQIDLALRAERAAFAADSRITNSEGGECDVSSGRIILANSHGFFGQYANSSFSLSVSPIASNEAGMQRDYWYGVNRAFSKLETPEAIGQEATRRTVRKLGARKVPTGRVPVIFDPEVAGSLLSHLCSALSGYALYKGASFLIGQLGQQIAPEFVTIYDDGRMPGGLGTRPFDGEGLPTRKQAMVERGRLTSYLLDTYSGKKLGLPSTGNASRSIGESPSAGPTNFYMVPGTTGPKEILATVKQGLYVTDLIGFGINMVTGDYSRGASGFWIENGELAYPVEEITIAGNLKQMYSNIETIGSDLVFRGRIASPTVKIADMVVAGN from the coding sequence ATGACACGTGAAATCGCCGCACCGGATTATACGAATGTCGCCCAAGATTTGTTGTCACGCGCCGCGAAGCACGGGGCGACGGCTGCAGATGTCCTGGTCGCCGACGGGGAGACCCTCTCGGTGCAAGTCCGCATGGGGGCCGTCGATCGGTTGACCAAGGCGCGCGAGAAGCGGTTGGGGCTGCGGGTCTTTTTCGGCCAGCGTTCCGCGAGTGCGTCGACTTCGGATTTCTCCCTCGACTCCCTCGAACGGTTCGTGGGAGAAACCTGTGCACTGGCCAAGGCCGTCGTGGAGGATCCGGTATCCGGATTGCCTGAGCCGGGCACCTATGCCATCGATTCTCCGGATCTCAATATCTACGACAGCACGAAGCTTCACACCGACCAGCAGATCGATCTCGCGCTCCGCGCCGAACGGGCGGCGTTTGCTGCCGACTCACGCATTACCAACTCGGAGGGCGGCGAATGCGACGTGTCCTCCGGGCGCATCATCCTCGCCAATAGTCACGGATTTTTCGGGCAGTATGCCAACAGTAGTTTCTCCTTGTCGGTGTCGCCCATTGCGTCCAATGAAGCCGGCATGCAGCGGGACTACTGGTACGGCGTCAATCGTGCGTTTTCCAAGCTCGAAACTCCGGAAGCCATCGGACAGGAGGCCACGCGGCGGACGGTGCGCAAACTCGGCGCGCGCAAGGTGCCCACCGGGCGAGTGCCGGTGATATTCGATCCCGAGGTGGCGGGCAGCCTCCTCAGCCATCTGTGCAGCGCACTGTCGGGGTATGCCCTCTACAAGGGCGCCTCTTTCCTGATCGGGCAACTCGGCCAACAGATCGCCCCCGAGTTTGTGACGATCTACGACGATGGACGTATGCCGGGTGGGCTCGGGACACGCCCGTTCGACGGCGAGGGGCTGCCGACGAGGAAGCAGGCGATGGTGGAGCGCGGCCGTTTGACCAGTTATCTGTTGGATACCTATTCGGGGAAAAAACTCGGATTGCCATCCACGGGCAACGCGTCGCGCAGCATCGGCGAAAGTCCTTCCGCCGGACCGACTAATTTCTATATGGTGCCCGGCACTACCGGCCCGAAAGAGATTCTTGCCACGGTGAAGCAGGGACTCTACGTGACCGATCTCATCGGGTTCGGCATCAATATGGTCACTGGAGACTACTCCCGCGGAGCGAGCGGATTCTGGATCGAGAACGGGGAGTTGGCCTATCCGGTCGAGGAGATCACGATCGCCGGCAACCTGAAACAGATGTATTCGAACATCGAAACCATCGGGTCCGATTTGGTGTTCCGTGGACGGATCGCCAGCCCGACGGTAAAGATCGCGGACATGGTGGTTGCGGGAAACTAA
- a CDS encoding isoprenyl transferase, giving the protein MNDSRSRDIEPPPDADLLSQLDPDLLPKHLAVIMDGNGRWAELRGLPRIAGHQEGIKSVRELISLSLDLGIKVLTIYAFSQENWNRPAQEITALMGLLEHYLSTERSSLVEKGVRFQTIGRVTALPASALQWVRTTEQETAHLDKLILNVALSYGGRAELVDAAKDLARAVQEGRLSIDQIDERVLQHALYTHDLPDPDLLIRTSGETRISNFLLWQLAYTELYFTPTLWPDFRRREALVALIEYQRRERRFGRVFSSVSS; this is encoded by the coding sequence ATGAACGACTCTCGATCCCGCGACATTGAGCCACCACCCGACGCTGACCTGCTCTCGCAACTCGACCCCGACCTGTTGCCCAAACATCTGGCCGTGATCATGGATGGCAACGGCCGATGGGCTGAGCTCCGTGGACTCCCGCGCATCGCCGGCCACCAGGAAGGCATCAAGTCCGTACGGGAACTCATTTCGCTCTCGCTCGACCTGGGCATCAAGGTCTTGACGATCTACGCGTTTTCGCAGGAAAACTGGAACCGGCCAGCCCAGGAAATCACCGCCCTGATGGGATTATTGGAACATTATCTCTCAACCGAACGCTCGAGCCTGGTCGAAAAGGGCGTCCGCTTCCAGACCATCGGCCGCGTGACGGCACTTCCCGCGTCGGCGCTGCAATGGGTCCGCACCACCGAACAGGAAACCGCACACCTGGATAAGCTTATCTTGAACGTGGCGCTCAGCTACGGCGGGCGGGCCGAACTGGTCGATGCGGCCAAGGATCTCGCGCGGGCCGTGCAGGAAGGCCGGCTCTCGATCGACCAGATCGACGAACGGGTGCTGCAACACGCGCTCTATACCCACGATCTCCCCGACCCGGATCTCTTGATTCGCACAAGCGGGGAGACGCGCATCAGTAATTTCCTGTTATGGCAACTGGCCTATACGGAACTCTACTTCACCCCGACTCTCTGGCCGGATTTCCGTCGACGCGAAGCGTTGGTCGCGCTGATCGAATACCAGCGGCGCGAGCGCCGCTTCGGTCGAGTGTTCAGCAGCGTGTCGTCCTAG
- the tldD gene encoding metalloprotease TldD, with protein sequence MAKDESGALARFGVTDRDIEQALGRVKVSNVDYADLYFEYCQSESVSMEEGIVKRATKSIGQGVGVRATAGEKTGFAYSDELTSKDLNIAADTARYIADSAQGTTPVPVTHRPALARNLYPHDRAKVEVATRDRVTLLNAIDAEARRYDPRIKNVMAAYNTEYKVMLVATSDGLMVGDIQPLSRLQVTCIAEENGNRQVGTFGGGGRIGLEYFQNDQRYLHFAREAAREAILNLSAVDAPAGVMPVVLGGGWPGILLHEAIGHGLEADFNRKKTSAFSNLVGKRVASDVCTIVDDGTLPFRRGSLNVDDEGTPTSRTVLIEKGILRGYITDKLNARLMGIPLTGNGRRESYQSVVLPRMTNTFMLAGESDPQDIIKSVKKGLYAVSFGGGQVDITNGKFVFSASEAYLIEDGKITQPVKGATLIGSGPDILTKVSMVGHDLKLDEGIGTCGKDGQSVPVGVGLPTIRIDEITVGGTKA encoded by the coding sequence ATGGCCAAGGACGAGTCCGGGGCATTGGCGCGTTTTGGGGTCACCGATCGAGACATCGAGCAGGCGTTGGGACGGGTCAAGGTTTCGAACGTCGACTATGCCGATCTCTATTTCGAATATTGCCAGTCCGAATCGGTCTCTATGGAAGAAGGGATCGTCAAACGGGCAACCAAGAGTATCGGCCAGGGCGTCGGAGTGCGGGCGACAGCCGGTGAAAAGACCGGATTTGCTTATTCTGATGAGCTGACCTCCAAGGATTTGAACATCGCGGCCGATACGGCGCGGTATATCGCCGATTCCGCCCAGGGAACCACTCCCGTTCCTGTTACTCACCGACCGGCCCTGGCTCGCAATCTTTATCCCCACGATCGTGCAAAGGTGGAAGTCGCCACTCGGGATCGGGTGACGCTGCTGAATGCGATCGATGCGGAAGCCAGACGGTATGATCCCAGGATCAAGAACGTCATGGCCGCCTACAATACTGAATATAAAGTGATGTTAGTCGCGACGTCCGACGGACTCATGGTCGGCGATATTCAGCCCTTGTCCAGGCTGCAGGTCACCTGCATTGCCGAAGAGAATGGAAACCGCCAGGTGGGCACATTCGGCGGAGGAGGCCGGATCGGCTTGGAGTATTTTCAAAACGATCAGCGGTACCTCCATTTCGCCAGAGAGGCCGCGCGGGAGGCGATTCTGAATCTCAGCGCGGTGGATGCGCCGGCCGGGGTGATGCCGGTTGTGCTGGGCGGAGGCTGGCCCGGAATCCTGCTGCATGAGGCAATCGGCCATGGGTTGGAGGCGGATTTCAATCGAAAGAAAACGTCGGCCTTTTCCAACCTCGTGGGGAAACGTGTCGCCTCAGACGTCTGCACGATTGTGGATGACGGCACCCTGCCGTTCCGCCGCGGCTCGTTGAATGTGGACGATGAAGGCACGCCGACCAGCCGTACGGTCCTGATCGAAAAGGGGATTCTGCGCGGGTACATTACCGATAAATTGAATGCACGGCTCATGGGCATTCCCCTGACCGGCAATGGCCGGCGCGAAAGTTATCAGAGTGTGGTGTTGCCGCGCATGACGAATACGTTCATGCTGGCCGGCGAATCCGACCCCCAAGACATCATCAAATCGGTGAAAAAGGGACTGTATGCCGTCTCGTTCGGCGGCGGGCAGGTCGATATCACCAACGGCAAATTCGTGTTTTCGGCCAGCGAAGCCTATCTGATTGAAGATGGGAAGATCACCCAGCCGGTCAAGGGGGCCACGTTGATCGGCAGTGGCCCGGACATCCTGACCAAAGTGTCCATGGTGGGCCATGATTTGAAACTCGACGAAGGGATCGGCACCTGTGGCAAGGATGGCCAGTCTGTGCCGGTCGGCGTCGGCTTGCCGACCATAAGAATCGACGAAATTACCGTTGGTGGGACGAAAGCATGA
- a CDS encoding proline--tRNA ligase: protein MRVSEILIPTLREDPGEAETVSHRFMLRAGMIRKVAAGIYTYLPLGLRVLRKIEKIVREEMNRAGAQELLMPVASPAELWRETGRWDFYGKELLRFKDRHERDFCLGPTHEEVITDLFRREVRSYRQMPLNFYQIQTKFRDEIRPRFGLMRGREFIMKDAYSFDRDETGARLSYQKMYDAYNRIFTRCGLTFRPVEADTGLIGGTSSHEFMVLAETGEETIVYSEEGTYAANVERAEILPTETAELPPHRPLTAVSTPGRRTVEEVTKFLKIAPAQLVKTLLYSTGKDTVAVLVRGDHEVNEIKVKRLLGATDIELVAPERIPALTGAPVGYAGPVGLKHVRILADWAVKAMANFVVGGNQADTHLVDANWDRDFTVDQFADLRNAQAGDPSPRKDGTLKTAKGIEVGHVFMLGTKYSQAMKATFLDAQGQEQLAVMGCYGIGVSRVSAAAVEQNHDAKGIKWPIPIAPFHVTLLPLSQSEPVTQLAASLYRSMLDSGIEVLWDDRDERAGVKFNDADLIGAPFHLVIGEKGLAQGQVELKLRQTGETKKIAPAQVLPTLTTLIQAAS from the coding sequence ATGCGCGTTTCCGAAATCCTCATTCCCACCCTGCGAGAAGATCCAGGCGAGGCTGAAACCGTCAGCCATCGATTCATGCTGCGCGCCGGCATGATTCGAAAGGTGGCGGCCGGCATCTATACCTATCTGCCGCTTGGATTGCGAGTGCTTCGAAAGATCGAAAAGATCGTCCGTGAAGAAATGAACCGCGCCGGCGCGCAGGAACTCCTCATGCCGGTCGCCTCCCCGGCGGAACTCTGGCGCGAGACGGGACGGTGGGACTTCTACGGCAAGGAACTGCTGCGATTCAAAGATCGCCACGAACGTGACTTCTGCCTCGGCCCGACCCACGAAGAGGTCATTACTGACCTCTTCCGCCGTGAAGTGCGTTCCTATCGCCAAATGCCGCTGAACTTCTACCAGATCCAGACGAAATTCCGGGATGAAATCCGACCCCGTTTTGGCTTGATGCGCGGGCGTGAATTCATCATGAAGGATGCCTATAGCTTCGACCGGGACGAAACCGGGGCCAGGTTGAGCTATCAAAAAATGTACGACGCGTACAACCGGATCTTCACCCGCTGCGGCCTGACATTCCGGCCGGTCGAAGCGGACACCGGGCTTATCGGCGGAACGTCCTCGCACGAGTTCATGGTACTGGCCGAGACCGGCGAGGAGACCATCGTCTACAGCGAGGAAGGCACGTACGCCGCGAACGTCGAACGCGCCGAGATCCTGCCGACGGAAACCGCTGAGTTGCCTCCGCATCGCCCCCTCACGGCCGTCTCGACGCCGGGACGACGGACGGTGGAGGAAGTTACCAAGTTCCTCAAAATCGCGCCCGCGCAGCTCGTGAAAACGCTGCTCTACAGCACCGGCAAGGACACCGTGGCCGTCCTGGTTCGGGGCGACCACGAGGTCAACGAAATCAAGGTCAAGCGTCTCCTCGGCGCCACCGACATTGAGCTCGTCGCGCCTGAGCGGATCCCGGCATTGACCGGCGCTCCCGTCGGCTATGCAGGGCCGGTGGGTCTCAAACACGTCCGGATTCTAGCCGACTGGGCCGTCAAAGCCATGGCCAACTTCGTGGTGGGAGGCAACCAGGCCGACACCCATCTCGTGGACGCCAACTGGGACCGTGACTTTACCGTGGATCAATTTGCCGACCTGCGCAATGCACAAGCCGGTGACCCTTCCCCACGGAAGGACGGGACGTTAAAAACGGCCAAGGGCATCGAAGTCGGCCATGTGTTCATGTTGGGGACGAAATACAGCCAGGCGATGAAGGCCACGTTCCTCGACGCGCAAGGGCAAGAACAACTGGCCGTCATGGGCTGTTACGGCATCGGCGTGAGCCGGGTGTCCGCCGCAGCAGTCGAACAGAATCATGACGCCAAGGGCATTAAGTGGCCGATTCCCATCGCTCCCTTCCACGTCACCCTGCTGCCGCTTAGCCAATCCGAGCCGGTCACCCAGCTTGCGGCCTCTCTCTACCGCTCGATGCTGGACTCCGGCATCGAAGTGTTGTGGGACGACCGCGACGAACGCGCCGGGGTCAAGTTCAATGATGCCGACCTGATCGGCGCCCCGTTTCACCTGGTCATCGGAGAAAAAGGCCTGGCGCAAGGGCAGGTGGAGCTCAAGCTTCGCCAGACCGGCGAGACAAAAAAAATCGCTCCCGCTCAAGTGCTTCCGACCCTCACGACGTTGATTCAGGCAGCCTCCTAA
- the rseP gene encoding RIP metalloprotease RseP gives MGTFFAWSPDVVSMLTHWALPFLVVLGVLVAFHEAGHFLAARWVGVKVLKFSLGFGPKIFGRQIGETEYLLSVVPLGGYVKLFGEDEHEPLTPEEKKRAFVHQSLWGKTLIVAAGPIFNFILAYLIYTAYIGLGYTLPVPSFKDIIPEIEAVLPGSPADQAGLKPGDRIIRVNEKEISTNAELLKFIAQSNGKQLTLDLTRGEQIKTVLVTPNKTTLQDNGKPTTIYQLGIEERAPVITAVIPGSRAQAAGLVAGDRVVRIDGHDIFTWSQMTALVRENPNHALQFEVQRSGSAQTVAVTPMGEKTTVDGKPAEVGKIGISAQNQTILQTNEPLKAPWLGAQATWGWTELTVVGIYKIITGDISRKNIGGPLTIAKTAGDAAEQGTSSLVFLMAMLSINLGVLNLLPIPILDGGHLLFFFIEAIRRKPLEDRQRELAQQVGLVLLVGIMIFAFWNDIERLISP, from the coding sequence GTGGGAACATTCTTTGCCTGGTCCCCTGACGTGGTGTCGATGCTGACTCACTGGGCGCTGCCGTTTCTGGTGGTGCTGGGCGTACTCGTCGCCTTCCATGAAGCAGGGCACTTCTTAGCCGCGCGCTGGGTCGGGGTGAAGGTCCTGAAGTTCTCGCTCGGGTTCGGGCCCAAGATCTTCGGACGCCAAATCGGGGAAACCGAATACCTCTTGTCGGTCGTGCCGCTCGGCGGCTACGTCAAGCTCTTCGGGGAAGACGAACATGAACCCCTCACACCCGAAGAAAAAAAGCGGGCGTTTGTGCATCAATCACTCTGGGGCAAGACCCTCATCGTCGCGGCCGGGCCGATTTTTAACTTCATCCTCGCCTATTTGATTTATACGGCCTATATCGGTCTCGGTTACACCCTGCCGGTGCCCAGCTTCAAGGACATCATTCCGGAAATCGAAGCCGTGCTTCCCGGGTCGCCGGCCGATCAGGCGGGACTCAAGCCCGGCGATCGCATCATCCGGGTCAATGAGAAAGAAATCTCCACCAATGCGGAGCTGCTGAAGTTTATCGCCCAAAGCAACGGCAAACAGCTCACGCTGGACCTCACGCGCGGCGAACAGATCAAGACCGTGCTGGTGACACCGAATAAAACTACCCTGCAGGACAACGGCAAGCCTACGACGATCTACCAACTCGGCATTGAGGAACGGGCGCCGGTCATTACGGCCGTCATCCCCGGTTCTCGCGCCCAGGCGGCGGGGCTCGTGGCCGGAGACCGCGTCGTCCGCATCGACGGACATGACATTTTCACCTGGTCACAAATGACCGCCTTGGTGCGAGAGAACCCGAATCATGCCCTGCAGTTTGAGGTTCAACGGAGCGGGTCTGCGCAGACCGTTGCCGTCACGCCCATGGGCGAAAAAACCACCGTGGACGGGAAACCCGCCGAGGTAGGAAAGATCGGGATTTCAGCGCAGAACCAGACGATTCTCCAGACGAACGAACCGCTGAAAGCGCCCTGGCTTGGCGCCCAGGCCACCTGGGGATGGACCGAGCTGACTGTAGTCGGCATCTACAAGATCATCACGGGCGATATCTCACGGAAGAACATCGGCGGGCCGCTCACCATCGCCAAGACGGCGGGAGACGCCGCGGAACAGGGTACGTCGAGCCTGGTGTTCCTCATGGCCATGTTGAGCATCAACCTGGGGGTACTCAATCTGCTGCCCATTCCTATTCTGGACGGCGGGCATCTGTTATTTTTCTTTATTGAAGCGATTCGGCGAAAACCACTTGAAGATCGGCAGCGAGAACTGGCACAACAGGTGGGATTGGTGCTGTTGGTCGGCATTATGATTTTCGCCTTCTGGAACGACATCGAGCGACTGATTTCCCCATAA
- a CDS encoding phosphatidate cytidylyltransferase → MPPPLDHARPRSSSEAIRRVLAAVVFLPIFFFLVHDLGPIAFFALVAVSGLFAVGEFYRLHLGSAPWPWWGWAGVIATGLLLSSAQWPALLSDRAVLTGLLALALCLPLLSAKPLSESLREGMVLIMGVLYVGLSLGYLLLTRAQPDGALLIFFVVLVTWAGDTGAYLAGKSMGRHALAPIVSPKKTYEGLAGGLALACLAALLARAWFLPRFSLVDCLALGVLLTLAGLIGDLAESAMKRSTGVKDSGALIPGHGGMLDRLDSLLFTGPAFYYYVAIAATL, encoded by the coding sequence ATGCCGCCCCCACTGGACCATGCTCGCCCCCGGTCATCGTCTGAAGCGATCCGCCGCGTATTGGCGGCGGTCGTGTTTCTCCCGATATTCTTTTTCCTCGTACACGACTTGGGTCCGATCGCCTTTTTCGCGCTGGTTGCCGTTTCGGGCCTCTTCGCCGTCGGGGAGTTTTATCGCCTGCATCTCGGCTCTGCCCCTTGGCCCTGGTGGGGGTGGGCGGGCGTCATCGCAACCGGTCTCTTGTTGAGCAGCGCCCAATGGCCCGCGCTTCTCAGCGACCGCGCAGTCTTGACGGGCCTTCTGGCGCTGGCGCTCTGTCTGCCGCTGCTCTCCGCCAAACCGTTGAGCGAGTCGCTGCGTGAGGGCATGGTGCTGATCATGGGCGTCCTGTACGTCGGCTTGTCGCTCGGCTATCTGCTGCTGACGAGAGCGCAGCCGGATGGCGCGCTGCTGATTTTTTTCGTGGTGCTGGTCACCTGGGCCGGTGACACCGGCGCCTATCTCGCGGGAAAGTCGATGGGGCGTCATGCGCTCGCCCCGATCGTCAGCCCGAAGAAGACCTATGAAGGATTGGCGGGGGGACTCGCGCTCGCATGCCTCGCAGCCCTACTCGCACGGGCCTGGTTCCTTCCCCGTTTCTCGCTCGTCGATTGCCTTGCGCTGGGCGTCCTACTCACCCTCGCCGGCCTCATCGGCGATCTTGCAGAGTCGGCCATGAAGCGCAGTACGGGCGTCAAGGATTCCGGCGCGCTGATTCCCGGCCACGGCGGGATGTTGGATCGACTCGATAGCCTCTTGTTCACAGGACCGGCGTTCTACTACTATGTCGCGATCGCCGCTACCCTGTAA